One window of the Desulfovibrio sp. genome contains the following:
- the rpe gene encoding ribulose-phosphate 3-epimerase codes for MILSPSLLSADFSRLAEELNALEAAGISWLHLDVMDGAYVPNITFGPPLIKALRPGSGLFFDVHLMVQDPSRYIRDFRDAGADMLVIHAEADRHPQRTLSAIRDMGCKAGVALNPGTDLGAIRWLVDDMDMLLIMSVNPGFSGQAFIPATFDKIRSARRLLDACGREDVLIQVDGGVCPENTAQLVEAGADVLVSGSAFFGHKPYDARLAAFMAPLAGHEPRPAVRAAAQRQPAADTHPKQK; via the coding sequence ATGATTTTATCACCTTCGCTGCTTTCCGCCGATTTTTCGCGTCTGGCCGAAGAGCTGAACGCTCTTGAAGCCGCCGGAATCTCCTGGCTGCACCTTGACGTGATGGACGGCGCCTATGTGCCCAACATTACCTTTGGTCCCCCGCTGATCAAGGCCCTCAGGCCTGGCAGCGGGCTTTTTTTTGACGTACACCTCATGGTGCAGGACCCGTCCCGCTATATCCGCGATTTCAGAGACGCGGGGGCCGACATGCTGGTCATCCATGCCGAGGCCGACCGCCACCCGCAGCGCACCCTTTCGGCCATACGCGACATGGGCTGCAAGGCGGGCGTGGCCCTGAATCCCGGCACGGATCTCGGCGCCATACGCTGGCTCGTCGATGATATGGACATGCTGCTCATCATGAGCGTCAACCCCGGTTTTTCCGGTCAGGCGTTCATTCCGGCCACCTTTGACAAAATCCGCTCTGCCCGCCGTCTGCTGGACGCCTGTGGCCGCGAGGACGTGCTCATTCAGGTGGACGGCGGCGTATGCCCCGAAAACACGGCCCAGCTGGTGGAAGCCGGGGCCGACGTCCTTGTGTCCGGTTCGGCCTTTTTCGGGCACAAACCCTACGACGCGCGTCTGGCTGCCTTTATGGCTCCCCTGGCCGGGCACGAACCACGCCCCGCCGTGCGGGCTGCCGCACAGCGTCAGCCTGCAGCCGATACCCATCCCAAGCAAAAATAG